ACCCCCCACTCCCCACTAAAATTCCTAGTCTTTGGTGGCCAACCACTATCGCTAACCGCTGGTCCTTgattacagttttttttttaaaaaatctaaaattttactttttttttttttattatatatgtgctTGGGAGATGTGAATGTGTTAAAGTAGtagaaaatatgtttttcataaCATTTATACAACTAAACACTTACAAATATTTTCTAGAGTATTTTTaggaatgcaaccaaacacttggaaattttttttttcgaaaaacattttcacatgaaaatattttattggacTTGAATTGACTCTATAGTTTTGTGAGATATATTATTGTTAAACTATGAGATAACAAAAGGTATATCatgtttttttggttggatgATGAAAGCTATATCTcttaattgctttttttataagtcattattttcttgattctaagttttttatttgatatttattttaggttaatcacatgtaaaattttaaaataattagttGTCATTTACtattaaatctataaaattagttgtttattgtgttgaagaataccccaaaaaaaaaaaaaaaaaaaacctaaattttttttcatagattAGTGAGTTGTTAATGCCCAATTACCATaatatttgaaagaaagaatagatCACACTAATATTTGGTAAGGAAGGTAATTGtaggaaataaaattattcCAATAGTGGATTtagcaaattattttttttagaagaaccTAATCCCTATTAAATTTTGTCCCATAAAGATAGTTTACATTCTTTTTTGAACTAAGCTACAAAATcttgtcaaaatattataaagattAAGGGAGTGGTAGAAtgagcattaaaaaaaaaaaaaaaaaattaaagagagtgattgaatgaaagaaagagacacataaaaaaaaaaaaaaaaagccattattcttattatttatccaaagaaataatatttttctagtCGAGTAAAAAAATCAcgtttttattataataaaatcaatttatagAATTCCTAATCCTATGTCTATGTCTTTCAGTTTTAACATTGCACAATTGAAAAGACCCACCCAACAAAAATACCCACCCGAGCCAAACCCATGCCTTTTAAACAATCTGGTCCGAATTGAACAACTCTTCACGCCCAAATCCCTCTGTATACGCTCTGTAAGTAAGGGTATgaacccaaaccaaaccaaaagcTTTGAATCATCagtttttgttattaaaatccAAACTCCAAAATGGGTCATTTTACAtggaaatttaaagaaaatggtGTGTTGTTAGATAGATTCGAAACCAATTCTGACGCATCACTATTTTGATGATTATGTCATAGAACAACAAGATGGAGCAGCCGCAGCCGCAGCAGCACCTTCTACATTTTTCCCATTCAAACCATCCCTTGGCCTTCAAACAAGACGCAAGAGGTGAAGCTACTTGTTGTGGGTGCCAAGAATCAGTTTATGGCCCTACCTACTATTGTAAAGAATGCAGTCTTGGATGGTTTTGGTGGAGACCGCAATACGTTCATCATAAATCATGTGCGGAATTGTCGCTTGGGTTGCACCATCCCTTGCACCCAATCCATCCTCTCATTCTCTTTGATGGAAAGACACATTATCCTGAAGAAGAACACAAACAAAAGACCAAATGCCAAGTCTGCAATGAATCTCGCGGACAATACACTTATCGCTGTTACCGCTGCGACTTCAACCTTCACGCCACATGTGCTTCCTTACCGCCCACCATCCAATCTTCTCAAGTCCACCACCACCCATTAACCCCCTTTTGGAAGTGGATGTCGTTCACTTGTGACCTTTGCGGCAAAAGAGTCGAGGGTATACCTAATCAGTGTGCCCTATGTAGTTACTGCATTCATAATACTTGTGCTTCTTTGCCACGCACACTCCAAGTTCTATATCACTGGCACCCCCTCCACCTCATCCATTCTTCTCTTGAAGTTGAACTCCATCAATCCGACTCCCGATTTTGTCAGCTCTGTGCtca
This genomic stretch from Quercus lobata isolate SW786 chromosome 3, ValleyOak3.0 Primary Assembly, whole genome shotgun sequence harbors:
- the LOC115979439 gene encoding uncharacterized protein LOC115979439 isoform X2 yields the protein MEQPQPQQHLLHFSHSNHPLAFKQDARGEATCCGCQESVYGPTYYCKECSLGWFWWRPQYVHHKSCAELSLGLHHPLHPIHPLILFDGKTHYPEEEHKQKTKCQVCNESRGQYTYRCYRCDFNLHATCASLPPTIQSSQVHHHPLTPFWKWMSFTCDLCGKRVEGIPNQCALCSYCIHNTCASLPRTLQVLYHWHPLHLIHSSLEVELHQSDSRFCQLCAQKVNTNFGFYYCSRCDFVAHLGCAADYRNRDNKNLLELKEGENEDSELDQSVNSLAYEVKNIKLGEDGTKIATEIQHFSHEHELKLSDDEVLNNEKCNGALEK